Proteins co-encoded in one Acidobacteriota bacterium genomic window:
- a CDS encoding sulfite reductase flavoprotein subunit alpha, which translates to MSAIPFIPDNAPFSPEQRNWLNGFLAGIFANAPVRPAADPPRSLKIAVLYASQSGTAEGLARKIAKELKANGHVASLTSLEGYTPATLLTERYAIFIASTYGDGEAPDAVRPFYEQLCLQHFPCCENLSFAVLALGDSNYEHFCKFGIDLDNKLAALAGTRICERVDCDVDLDESFARWKSALFESLDDVVSVGPARSAPSTSIASASQARSGLEEASVHTRENPYIAPLIEKRPLTSDVSSKLTLHIAFDIGGSNVRYEAGDACGVIAQNDRRLVDELLHTLNFSNTVSVPLPKGGSTTLFDALLNHLQITRLTRKMIESYATIGDCQHLFGLLVPEQQAHLEKYTYDRGLIDLLHDYPGVLRDPADLVAMLPRLAPRLYSISSSPSAHAGEIHTTVSVVRYRSHNRERGGVCSTLLADRTGTGETLPVYIHPNRRFRLPSDSNASIIMIGPGTGVAPFRSFLHERRALGHVGKNWLFFGERSVATDFLYCDELESMRSDGHLTHLDLAFSRDQERKIYVQDRMREQEKELFRWLQDGASVYVCGDASRMAKDVDAALHEVIQSQGGMSLDAANEYVQQMKDEHRYNRDVY; encoded by the coding sequence ATGTCAGCCATCCCATTCATTCCTGATAACGCCCCTTTTTCACCGGAACAACGGAATTGGCTCAACGGCTTTCTTGCAGGCATCTTCGCCAATGCGCCTGTTCGCCCCGCGGCAGATCCACCCCGCTCACTGAAGATTGCGGTTCTCTATGCGTCGCAGTCGGGAACGGCGGAGGGGCTTGCCCGCAAGATAGCGAAAGAACTGAAAGCCAATGGGCACGTAGCATCGCTCACCTCACTTGAGGGCTATACTCCCGCCACGTTGCTTACGGAAAGGTATGCAATCTTCATTGCGAGCACCTACGGTGACGGCGAAGCTCCAGACGCAGTGCGCCCGTTTTATGAGCAACTATGTCTCCAGCACTTCCCCTGTTGCGAGAACCTCTCCTTTGCGGTGTTGGCCCTGGGCGATTCCAACTATGAGCACTTCTGCAAGTTTGGTATCGATCTCGACAATAAACTGGCAGCCCTGGCCGGAACGCGCATCTGTGAGCGCGTCGACTGCGATGTCGATCTCGACGAGAGCTTTGCACGCTGGAAGTCGGCGCTCTTCGAAAGCCTGGACGATGTTGTCTCCGTTGGCCCCGCACGCTCCGCTCCATCGACTTCAATAGCCAGCGCGTCCCAGGCGCGATCCGGGCTTGAGGAGGCCTCGGTACACACTCGCGAAAACCCCTACATTGCGCCGCTCATCGAAAAGCGGCCGCTCACCAGCGATGTCTCGAGCAAGCTGACTCTTCACATTGCTTTCGACATTGGCGGTTCAAATGTCCGGTATGAGGCAGGAGACGCCTGCGGAGTGATCGCGCAAAATGATCGACGCCTCGTTGATGAGCTGCTCCACACGCTTAATTTCAGCAATACAGTCTCCGTGCCGCTTCCGAAAGGTGGCTCGACGACGTTGTTCGATGCGCTTCTCAATCATCTTCAAATCACTCGATTGACTCGCAAGATGATCGAGTCTTATGCGACCATCGGCGACTGCCAACATCTGTTCGGGCTCCTCGTTCCCGAACAGCAGGCGCATCTCGAAAAGTACACCTACGACCGGGGCCTGATCGACCTTCTGCATGATTACCCAGGTGTGCTTCGCGATCCAGCAGATCTCGTCGCGATGTTACCTCGTCTTGCTCCGCGTCTGTATTCCATCTCATCCAGTCCATCTGCGCATGCTGGTGAGATACATACAACGGTGTCGGTTGTACGCTATCGTTCTCACAACCGTGAGCGTGGTGGCGTCTGCTCAACACTCCTTGCTGACAGAACCGGAACCGGCGAGACGCTTCCGGTATACATCCACCCTAATAGGCGCTTCCGTCTTCCGTCTGACTCAAATGCTTCGATCATCATGATCGGCCCGGGGACCGGAGTCGCCCCATTTCGCTCCTTTCTTCATGAGCGCCGAGCGTTGGGTCACGTAGGTAAAAACTGGCTGTTCTTCGGCGAGCGCTCTGTCGCTACTGATTTTCTTTATTGCGACGAACTGGAATCGATGCGCAGCGATGGCCACCTGACGCATCTGGATCTGGCTTTTTCACGCGACCAGGAACGCAAGATCTATGTGCAGGACCGCATGCGTGAGCAAGAGAAGGAACTGTTCCGTTGGCTACAGGATGGAGCAAGTGTTTATGTCTGCGGAGACGCATCGCGTATGGCGAAGGATGTCGATGCCGCTCTTCACGAGGTCATTCAATCCCAAGGCGGTATGAGTCTGGATGCGGCCAACGAATATGTCCAGCAGATGAAAGACGAGCACCGTTATAACCGCGACGTCTACTAA
- a CDS encoding dimethyl sulfoxide reductase anchor subunit, translating into MSLPLHELASSDAMSPIVRLTENGVEFFPSGKSGSENRTSLIPDRALLPGEQYRFHFDMTKCIGCRSCEIACNEQNGNPASLRWRRIGEIEGGTWPDTNRHYLSMGCNHCLSADCVRGCPVDAYKKDPITGIVLHSAEACIGCQYCVWNCPYSVPQFNPERGIVGKCDMCHGRLTSGLEPACVNSCPENAIEIEIVDQLEWRSDYAAANAPGMPDAGHTISTTRITLPPDTAATLERVDIETLRAEHPHWSLVWMTSLIQLSAGTLAAALLSRQTDPAALTGILALTAFTLNVSVLHLGRPAYAWRALKMWRRSWLSREVLLFGLFFAALASLTAVAWLTAIHVSYPLQVVLRLLQNITPILGAAGILASARIYLVPARPAWNMQHTPIDFLLSSAVLGCAAAPVLNQITLAIHRLPLFNSTSSISEFREASIWPLILTSGLWMANQIVRAIGLYKSGIYERRASAALLNTHSLRGTFLVGFAFIGLAVLMMLVGQPIFALSAAFAGVVTSRYLFFVSVVPLNMALTFVRQVHV; encoded by the coding sequence ATGTCACTTCCACTCCACGAACTCGCAAGCTCCGATGCCATGAGCCCGATCGTGCGTCTGACGGAGAATGGGGTTGAGTTCTTTCCGTCGGGGAAAAGCGGTTCTGAGAATAGAACATCTCTCATCCCCGATCGCGCGCTATTGCCGGGTGAACAGTACCGTTTTCATTTCGACATGACGAAATGTATTGGTTGCCGGTCGTGCGAGATTGCGTGCAACGAACAGAACGGCAATCCCGCAAGCTTACGCTGGCGGCGCATCGGTGAGATAGAAGGCGGTACATGGCCAGATACCAACCGCCACTATCTTTCCATGGGGTGCAATCACTGCCTCTCGGCGGACTGCGTGCGCGGCTGCCCTGTCGATGCTTATAAGAAAGACCCGATCACCGGAATCGTGCTCCACTCTGCTGAAGCCTGCATCGGCTGCCAGTATTGCGTGTGGAACTGCCCGTACTCAGTGCCTCAGTTCAATCCCGAACGCGGCATTGTTGGCAAATGCGATATGTGCCACGGCCGGTTGACCTCTGGTCTTGAGCCGGCATGCGTCAATTCGTGTCCCGAAAATGCAATTGAAATTGAGATTGTGGATCAGCTCGAATGGCGCAGCGACTACGCCGCGGCAAACGCGCCCGGCATGCCCGATGCTGGACATACGATCTCCACCACGCGCATTACTTTGCCGCCCGATACGGCTGCAACCCTTGAGAGAGTCGATATCGAGACGTTGCGCGCCGAGCATCCACATTGGTCCCTTGTCTGGATGACGTCTCTAATTCAGCTATCCGCTGGAACTCTTGCCGCAGCTCTGCTCTCGCGCCAGACCGATCCGGCTGCGTTGACGGGTATTCTTGCGCTCACTGCATTCACGTTAAACGTCTCCGTCCTTCATCTGGGACGTCCGGCATACGCCTGGCGCGCTCTCAAAATGTGGAGACGCTCCTGGCTCTCGCGAGAAGTACTCCTCTTCGGACTGTTCTTTGCTGCGCTCGCGTCTCTCACAGCCGTTGCATGGCTTACGGCGATACATGTTTCTTATCCGCTGCAGGTCGTACTACGGCTACTGCAAAACATCACGCCAATTCTGGGTGCAGCAGGCATACTGGCGAGCGCACGTATCTATCTTGTTCCTGCTCGGCCAGCCTGGAATATGCAGCACACGCCGATCGATTTTCTACTGAGTTCCGCTGTTCTTGGTTGTGCTGCGGCGCCTGTGCTCAATCAAATTACTCTTGCTATTCATCGACTCCCGCTTTTCAATTCAACTTCTTCGATCAGCGAGTTCCGTGAAGCCTCCATTTGGCCGCTGATCCTTACCTCTGGGCTATGGATGGCGAATCAAATTGTTCGCGCGATCGGTCTCTATAAGTCTGGAATTTATGAGCGGCGAGCGTCAGCGGCGTTGCTCAACACCCACAGCTTGCGTGGGACATTCCTGGTCGGCTTTGCGTTTATTGGCCTTGCAGTTTTGATGATGCTGGTTGGTCAGCCCATATTTGCTTTGTCGGCGGCGTTCGCAGGCGTTGTCACGTCGCGCTATCTCTTTTTCGTCTCCGTCGTTCCACTCAACATGGCCCTAACCTTCGTCAGGCAGGTACATGTATGA